One genomic region from Desulfurispira natronophila encodes:
- a CDS encoding response regulator: MAKTVILVDDSRTILASAELAVEELVDAGQIDFITYSNPQQLLDDLFADNINYDLLISDINMPQVSGLEVSAKLKQDPRFKSKPILILTTESSAQMKEKGKAIGVTGWMVKPFSDQKLVKSIKLVLGL, encoded by the coding sequence ATGGCCAAAACGGTAATACTTGTTGACGATTCCCGCACAATTCTAGCCTCTGCCGAGCTGGCGGTTGAAGAACTGGTGGACGCCGGGCAAATTGATTTTATCACTTACAGTAACCCGCAACAGCTTCTTGACGATCTATTTGCTGACAATATCAACTACGACCTGCTGATCTCTGATATCAATATGCCTCAGGTCAGCGGCTTGGAAGTTTCAGCCAAGCTCAAGCAGGATCCACGCTTTAAAAGCAAACCCATTCTCATCCTCACTACGGAAAGTTCCGCTCAAATGAAAGAAAAGGGCAAGGCTATCGGTGTTACCGGCTGGATGGTAAAACCCTTCAGCGATCAGAAGCTAGTCAAGTCCATAAAGCTGGTATTAGGCTTATAA